ACCTCGTCGAGAAGATCTGCACGCGCTCCGTCGTGCTCGACCACGGGCGGGTGCGCTTCGCGGGCGACCCGGCGTTCGCGACCGGCGAGCTGCGCGGCATCCTCGGCACCGCCAAGCACCAGCCCAAGGTCATCGAGGAGGACACGACGCCGCGCGGGGTCGCGTTCCACGGCGCGCGCGTCTCGGACACACCGGGCGGCGAGCCGCGCAACGGCTTCTTCGGCGGCGGCCCCTGGTCCGTACGCCTCGACATCGAGGTGCTCACGAACGAGCCCACCGGCGGCCAGGTCACCTGCGTCGTCCTCGGCGCCGGCGACATCCCGATCTGGGTCATGGGCCAGGACGGCAGCGCCGTCATCCCGCCGGTGCCAGGGCGTTACACCGTGGACTTCGAGGTGCCGTCGCTGCCACCGGTCGTGGGGACGTTCATCCTCGCCGTCGGCATCACCGACCCGGAGACCGAGGTGATGTTCGCGGCGACGCGGTTCACGGACACGTTCGACATCCGCGGCAACGCCGCCCCCGGCATCGTCGAGGCGCGTTACACGACGCGGGTGACGACGTGAGCCGCGCGACCGTCGTCATCGTCAACTGGAACGGCGCCCACCTCCTCGGCCCCTGCCTCGACGCCGTCGCGAAGCAGGACATCGACGACTTCGAGACGTGGGTCGCCGACAACGCCTCCTCGGACGACTCGGTCGCCATGCTGCGCCGCGACTACCCGTGGGTGCGCGTCATCGAGACCGGCGCCAACCTCGGCTTCGCCGGCGGCAACAACGCCGCGCTGCGCGAGGTCACGACGCCGTACGCCGTCCTCCTCAACAACGACGCCGTCCCCGAGCCCACCTGGCTCTCGCGCACGCTCGCCGCGCTCGACGCGCACCCCGAGGCCGGGTGCGTGACGCCGAAGATCGTGTTCCTGCCGCGCTTCGTGCCCGTGACGCTGTCGACCGACGGCTTCGTCCCTGGGCCCCAGGACACCCGCGAGCTCGGCGTACGCATCTACGGCGTCTCCGGCACCGAGGGCAAGCCGCTCTGGGAACGCCTCACGTACGGCCCCGAGGCGGGCTTCACGTGGACGCGTCCGGCGGGCGAGTTCCTGCTGCCCGTCGGCGACGGACCCGTCGGCATCACCTGGGCGGCCGAGCGCGACAAGGACGTCACGCTGTCGTGGGACGGCGGGTCGGTGACGCTGCCGGTGACGACGGAGCCGACCGAGGTGACGTTCACCGTCGACGCCCCTCGGGTGGACGTCCTCAACAACGCCGGCGGCATCGTCTTCGCCGACGGCTACGGCGCCGACCGCGCCTTTCAAGAGGTGGACACCGGCCAGTACGACGCCGCCGACGAGGTCTTCAACTTCTGCGGCAACGGCGTCGCGTTCCGCCGCGAGGTGCTCGCCGACGTCGGCCTCTTCGACGACGACTTCTTCCTCTACTACGAGGACACCGACCTGTCGTGGCGGCTGCGGGCCAAGGGCTGGGCGGTCCGCTACGAGCCCTCCGCCGTGCTCCGCCACCACCACTCGGCGAGCAGCGGCGAGGAGTCGAAGGTCTTCCGCTTCCACGTCGACCGCAACCGCCTTCTGCTGCTGACCAAGAACGCCTCGTGGCGCCTCGCCGTGTCGCAGGTCGGCCGCTACCCACTCACGACGGCGTCCATCGCGCTGCGCGCGGTCAGGTCCGGCAACG
This Frankiaceae bacterium DNA region includes the following protein-coding sequences:
- a CDS encoding glycosyltransferase family 2 protein, which gives rise to MSRATVVIVNWNGAHLLGPCLDAVAKQDIDDFETWVADNASSDDSVAMLRRDYPWVRVIETGANLGFAGGNNAALREVTTPYAVLLNNDAVPEPTWLSRTLAALDAHPEAGCVTPKIVFLPRFVPVTLSTDGFVPGPQDTRELGVRIYGVSGTEGKPLWERLTYGPEAGFTWTRPAGEFLLPVGDGPVGITWAAERDKDVTLSWDGGSVTLPVTTEPTEVTFTVDAPRVDVLNNAGGIVFADGYGADRAFQEVDTGQYDAADEVFNFCGNGVAFRREVLADVGLFDDDFFLYYEDTDLSWRLRAKGWAVRYEPSAVLRHHHSASSGEESKVFRFHVDRNRLLLLTKNASWRLAVSQVGRYPLTTASIALRAVRSGNARSAARPTLLRLRVMASYLRLLPSMLRKRRAIDSSRTVSRRDLERWLVPRA